The Leclercia sp. S52 genome has a segment encoding these proteins:
- a CDS encoding ABC transporter substrate-binding protein: MTKKLLPLLVLAALSATAHAATPPDTLVVAQGLDDIVSLDPAEANELSSIQTVPSLYQRLVQPDRDNPEKITPILAESWDADAAAKTLTIKLKPDAKFASGNPLRPEDVIFSYTRAVTLNKSPAFILNVLGWEPGNIANQLKKVDDHTLQLHWTADVSPAVALNILSTPIASIVDEKLVAANVKGGDQGNAWLKMHSAGSGAYKMRVYQPHQAIVLEANASAPGGAPKLKNIIIKNVPDPASRRLLIEQGDADVARDLGADQVGALNGKPGVTVLSIPSAEQNYLVFNAGNSANPLLNNPAFWEASRWLVDYEGITKDLLKGQYFVHQSFLPVGLPGALENNPFKFDPAKAKEILAKAGIKDAHFTLDVENKPPFITLAQSMQASFAQGGVKIDLLPAAGSQVYARVRAKQHQAAIRLWIPDYFDAHSNASAFAWNDGKSSTVAGLNGWQIPELNKATLAAVAEPDPAKRLDLYKQMQEQLQQRSPYVFVDQGKTQIVVRDNVKGYQQGLNADMVWYDKVTK, translated from the coding sequence ATGACCAAAAAACTACTGCCGTTACTGGTGCTGGCTGCGCTATCAGCCACCGCCCATGCCGCTACGCCGCCGGATACCCTGGTGGTCGCTCAGGGTCTGGATGATATCGTGAGCCTTGACCCGGCCGAAGCCAACGAACTCTCCAGTATTCAGACCGTCCCCAGCCTGTATCAACGTCTGGTACAGCCTGACCGCGATAACCCGGAAAAAATCACCCCGATTCTGGCCGAAAGCTGGGACGCGGATGCGGCAGCAAAAACCCTGACCATCAAGCTGAAACCGGACGCCAAATTTGCATCCGGCAACCCGCTGCGCCCGGAAGATGTCATCTTCTCTTATACCCGTGCCGTCACCCTCAACAAGTCTCCGGCCTTTATTCTTAACGTGCTGGGCTGGGAGCCAGGCAACATCGCTAACCAGCTGAAGAAGGTGGATGACCACACCCTGCAACTGCACTGGACGGCGGACGTGAGTCCGGCGGTGGCGCTGAATATTCTCTCTACGCCGATTGCCTCCATCGTGGATGAGAAGCTGGTCGCCGCCAACGTGAAGGGCGGAGACCAGGGCAACGCGTGGCTGAAGATGCACTCTGCGGGCAGCGGCGCGTATAAAATGCGCGTCTATCAGCCGCATCAGGCCATCGTACTGGAAGCCAATGCCAGCGCGCCGGGCGGCGCGCCGAAGCTGAAAAACATTATTATCAAAAACGTGCCGGATCCGGCCTCTCGTCGTCTGCTGATAGAGCAGGGTGATGCCGATGTCGCCCGCGATCTCGGTGCCGACCAGGTCGGCGCCCTTAATGGCAAACCGGGCGTCACCGTGCTGAGTATCCCCTCTGCGGAGCAAAATTACCTGGTATTTAACGCGGGTAACAGCGCCAACCCGCTGCTGAACAACCCGGCCTTCTGGGAAGCGTCACGCTGGCTGGTGGATTATGAAGGCATCACCAAAGATCTGCTGAAAGGCCAGTACTTTGTCCACCAGAGCTTCCTGCCGGTAGGCCTGCCGGGCGCGCTGGAGAACAACCCGTTCAAATTTGATCCGGCAAAAGCGAAAGAGATTCTGGCGAAAGCGGGTATCAAAGATGCCCACTTCACGCTGGACGTGGAGAACAAACCGCCGTTTATCACCCTCGCCCAGTCGATGCAGGCGAGCTTTGCCCAGGGCGGCGTGAAGATCGACCTGCTGCCCGCAGCCGGGAGCCAGGTGTATGCCCGCGTGCGCGCTAAACAGCATCAGGCCGCTATCCGCCTGTGGATCCCGGACTACTTCGACGCTCACTCCAACGCCAGCGCCTTTGCCTGGAACGACGGTAAATCCAGCACCGTGGCCGGACTTAACGGCTGGCAGATCCCGGAGCTGAACAAAGCCACGCTGGCGGCGGTCGCTGAGCCGGATCCGGCCAAACGCCTCGACCTGTATAAGCAGATGCAGGAGCAGCTGCAGCAGAGATCGCCGTACGTGTTTGTCGATCAGGGCAAAACCCAGATTGTGGTGCGCGATAACGTGAAGGGTTATCAGCAGGGGCTGAATGCGGATATGGTCTGGTACGATAAAGTGACGAAATAG
- a CDS encoding GNAT family protein, whose amino-acid sequence MPEINKWGQTVNDPVPGWQGASVLERGVLEGRFCRLEPLDAVEHAVDLFEAYALGDDSDWTWLASNQPASVEETVDWLQGKVQDEGLVPFAVIDRRSERAVGLVCYMAIEQQLGSVEIGHVTWSRKMKNSPLGTEAVWLLLKYGFERGYRRLEWKCDSMNIASRRAADRLGFTWEGRLRQKLVRKGRNRDSDMLSMIDSEWPKRDAAIRGWLAADNFDAEGRQIRRLETFHVRPETA is encoded by the coding sequence GTGCCGGAAATCAATAAATGGGGGCAGACCGTTAACGATCCCGTTCCCGGCTGGCAGGGGGCCAGTGTGTTAGAACGTGGCGTACTGGAAGGCCGTTTTTGCCGGCTTGAACCGCTCGATGCGGTAGAGCATGCGGTGGATCTGTTCGAGGCGTACGCGCTGGGTGACGACAGCGACTGGACCTGGCTTGCCAGCAATCAGCCTGCCAGCGTTGAGGAGACCGTCGACTGGCTGCAGGGCAAAGTCCAGGATGAGGGCCTGGTGCCCTTTGCGGTTATCGATCGCCGCAGCGAGCGTGCCGTCGGGCTGGTCTGCTATATGGCGATTGAACAGCAGCTGGGTTCGGTGGAGATAGGTCATGTCACCTGGTCGCGGAAAATGAAAAACAGCCCGCTGGGCACCGAAGCGGTCTGGCTGCTGCTGAAATACGGTTTTGAACGGGGCTACCGTCGGCTGGAGTGGAAGTGCGATTCGATGAACATTGCCTCGCGTCGGGCCGCCGATCGGCTGGGCTTTACCTGGGAAGGGCGGCTGCGGCAGAAACTGGTGCGTAAAGGCCGCAACCGCGACAGCGATATGCTGTCGATGATCGACAGCGAATGGCCGAAACGGGACGCGGCCATTCGCGGCTGGCTGGCCGCGGATAATTTTGATGCGGAAGGACGGCAAATCAGACGGCTTGAGACGTTTCATGTTCGCCCGGAAACGGCCTGA
- a CDS encoding Hok/Gef family protein: MLNKYAFAAILVLSLTVLGVTFLVHEQLCEVSFKERDMEVKAVLAYETKK, translated from the coding sequence ATGCTTAACAAGTACGCCTTTGCGGCGATCCTGGTCCTGAGTTTAACGGTGCTGGGAGTCACGTTTCTGGTTCACGAGCAGTTATGCGAAGTGAGCTTTAAGGAGCGCGATATGGAAGTGAAAGCTGTTCTCGCTTACGAAACGAAGAAGTAG
- a CDS encoding FGGY-family carbohydrate kinase translates to MSVSKDIIIALDEGTTNAKAVALDASGHVVASFSRALAIQTPHDGWVEQSAELLVEASFEVVARAIATVGADRVAALAISNQRETVVGWDRATGKPIAPALSWQCSRTAEFCHQLRENGHGPNIKAATGLPIAPLFSASKMRWLLDNTPDGAERAARGEICLGTVDSWLLWQLTQGQAFSCDHANAARTQLMNLHTADWDPQMLALFGIPRAALPDIKPSSGLFGYTRGCPSIPDGLPVMAMIGDSHAALFAHGLGAEGCVKATYGTGSSVMAPVASARCDVSALATTVAWHDGDNLVYGLEGNIPHTGDAVAWMADSTGLSELSQAELAHELNTLPRSVDSTLGVYFVPALTGLGAPWWDENARGMIHGLSRGVKRAHLIRAALESIAYQIADVVQAMRAHPGFSLNALMVDGGPTKNDWLMQYQADLLGCPVMRSDVPELSAMGTALLARKALFNLTTAQLRQYLPEHVTFTPDMARHARLQSRWQAWQETVERVRT, encoded by the coding sequence ATGTCGGTGAGTAAGGACATCATTATTGCCCTCGATGAGGGCACCACCAACGCCAAAGCGGTGGCGCTGGACGCAAGCGGTCATGTGGTGGCGAGCTTCTCCCGGGCGCTGGCGATCCAGACCCCGCACGACGGCTGGGTGGAGCAATCCGCCGAACTGCTGGTCGAGGCCTCATTTGAGGTGGTGGCCCGCGCCATTGCCACCGTCGGGGCGGATCGCGTTGCCGCGCTGGCCATCAGCAACCAACGTGAAACCGTGGTGGGCTGGGATCGGGCAACCGGCAAACCCATTGCCCCGGCACTCAGCTGGCAGTGCTCCCGCACCGCGGAATTTTGCCACCAGCTGCGGGAAAATGGCCACGGGCCGAACATCAAGGCGGCAACCGGCCTGCCCATCGCGCCGCTGTTTTCGGCCTCCAAAATGCGCTGGCTGCTGGATAACACTCCCGACGGCGCAGAGCGTGCCGCCCGGGGTGAGATCTGCCTCGGCACCGTTGACAGCTGGCTGCTGTGGCAGCTGACTCAGGGCCAGGCGTTCAGCTGCGACCATGCCAACGCCGCCCGCACCCAGCTGATGAACCTGCATACCGCCGACTGGGATCCGCAGATGCTGGCGCTGTTTGGCATCCCGCGCGCGGCGCTACCGGATATCAAACCCTCCAGCGGGCTGTTTGGTTACACCCGCGGCTGCCCGTCGATCCCGGACGGACTGCCGGTGATGGCGATGATCGGTGATTCCCATGCCGCACTCTTTGCCCACGGTCTGGGTGCCGAAGGCTGCGTGAAAGCCACCTACGGCACCGGTTCGTCGGTGATGGCGCCGGTCGCCTCAGCGCGCTGCGACGTCAGCGCGCTGGCCACCACTGTGGCATGGCATGACGGCGACAATCTGGTCTACGGCCTGGAGGGCAATATTCCCCACACCGGCGATGCGGTGGCCTGGATGGCGGACAGCACCGGATTAAGCGAGCTGTCGCAGGCGGAGCTGGCCCATGAGCTGAACACCCTGCCCCGATCGGTGGACTCAACCCTCGGTGTCTACTTTGTACCGGCCCTGACCGGCCTCGGCGCACCCTGGTGGGATGAAAACGCCCGCGGCATGATCCACGGCCTGAGCCGGGGCGTGAAGCGGGCGCACCTGATCCGCGCGGCGCTGGAGTCGATCGCCTATCAGATAGCCGACGTGGTGCAGGCGATGCGCGCCCATCCGGGCTTTAGCCTGAACGCGCTGATGGTCGATGGCGGACCGACGAAAAACGACTGGCTGATGCAGTACCAGGCGGACCTGCTCGGCTGCCCGGTGATGCGCAGCGACGTGCCGGAACTCTCGGCGATGGGCACCGCCCTGCTGGCGCGCAAGGCGCTGTTTAACCTGACCACCGCGCAGCTGCGCCAGTATCTGCCGGAACATGTCACTTTTACACCGGACATGGCGCGTCACGCCCGGCTGCAGAGCCGCTGGCAGGCCTGGCAGGAGACGGTTGAACGGGTAAGGACGTAA
- a CDS encoding L-fucose/L-arabinose isomerase family protein → MSRIPQQLTMGVIIGNRGFFPSYLVAEAREQAIALFGRLGINTIMLDPSQTELGGVETRQDAKVCAELFRAHRDRIHGVVVLLPNFGDEKAIAETLRLSGLNVPVLVQAEEDNLDKMGLATRRDSFCGKISLCNNLRQYGIPFTLTTQHVCALTGEVFEQDLRRFEQVCRVVSSMRGVRVGAIGARPAGFNTVRYSEKLLERLGIAVETLDLSEVFTRIKTLRDDDIRVDEKRRILIDNADASRIPPEKLVTMAKLFVVISEWVVANDIDTTAIQCWTSLQENLGINVCSIMSVMSGQLMPSACEVDVMGALSMFALASSNMNPASIADWNNNFGDDRDKCVLFHCGNFAASSLESPHMGTADIIGTTVGKENTCGAVHGRLKSGPLTYFRLSTDDLTGEIKAYVGQGQSVDDPLDTVGCRAVIQVPYLENLLNWICRNGFEHHVAMNHSASAEILHEAFTRYLGVSTYLHR, encoded by the coding sequence ATGTCCCGAATTCCTCAACAACTTACGATGGGCGTGATCATCGGCAACCGTGGGTTTTTCCCGAGCTACCTGGTGGCGGAAGCACGCGAGCAGGCGATTGCTCTGTTTGGCCGCCTCGGTATCAACACCATCATGCTCGATCCGAGCCAGACCGAACTCGGCGGCGTCGAAACCCGTCAGGATGCCAAAGTCTGCGCCGAGCTGTTTCGTGCCCATCGCGATCGGATTCATGGCGTGGTGGTGCTGCTGCCTAACTTTGGTGATGAGAAAGCGATTGCGGAAACCCTGCGTCTCTCCGGCCTGAACGTGCCGGTGCTGGTGCAGGCCGAAGAAGACAACCTCGACAAAATGGGGCTCGCCACCCGCCGGGACAGCTTCTGCGGCAAAATATCCCTGTGCAACAACCTGCGTCAGTACGGCATTCCCTTTACCCTCACCACCCAGCACGTCTGCGCCCTGACCGGCGAGGTGTTTGAGCAGGATCTGCGGCGCTTCGAGCAGGTTTGCCGCGTGGTGAGCAGCATGCGTGGCGTGCGCGTGGGGGCGATCGGTGCCCGTCCGGCAGGCTTCAACACCGTACGCTACAGCGAGAAGCTACTGGAACGTCTGGGCATCGCCGTGGAAACCCTCGACCTGTCCGAAGTCTTTACCCGGATTAAAACCCTGCGCGATGACGACATCCGCGTGGATGAAAAACGCCGGATCCTGATCGACAACGCTGACGCCAGCCGTATTCCGCCGGAAAAACTGGTCACCATGGCGAAGCTGTTTGTGGTCATCAGCGAGTGGGTGGTCGCCAACGACATCGACACCACCGCCATCCAGTGCTGGACCTCCCTGCAGGAGAACCTCGGGATTAACGTCTGCTCGATCATGAGCGTGATGTCCGGGCAGCTGATGCCGAGCGCCTGTGAAGTGGACGTGATGGGGGCGCTGTCTATGTTCGCTCTGGCGAGCAGCAATATGAATCCCGCCTCGATTGCCGACTGGAACAACAACTTCGGCGACGATCGCGACAAATGCGTTCTGTTCCACTGCGGTAACTTCGCCGCCTCCAGCCTTGAATCCCCGCACATGGGCACCGCCGATATCATCGGCACCACCGTCGGGAAAGAAAACACCTGCGGCGCGGTCCACGGTCGTCTGAAAAGCGGGCCGCTGACCTACTTCCGCCTGAGCACCGACGATCTGACAGGAGAGATTAAAGCCTACGTGGGCCAGGGCCAGTCGGTGGACGATCCGCTGGATACGGTGGGCTGTCGGGCGGTGATCCAGGTTCCGTATCTGGAGAACCTGCTGAACTGGATCTGCCGCAACGGCTTTGAGCATCACGTGGCGATGAACCACTCCGCCAGCGCGGAGATCCTGCATGAGGCCTTTACCCGCTATCTCGGCGTCTCAACTTACCTTCATCGTTAA
- a CDS encoding transketolase C-terminal domain-containing protein, whose protein sequence is MSNSEHLATVMVNAFIDAVDRGVDLVPVVADSTSTAKIAPFMQRFPGRLVNVGIAEQTLVGAAAGLAIGGKIAVTCNAAPFLISRANEQIKVDVCYNNTNVKLFGLNAGASYGPLASTHHSIDDIAIMRGFGNIEIYAPSSPNECRQIIDYALDHVGPVYIRLDGKNLPELHDESYRFAPGQIDILRTGHDVALVAMGSTVHEIVEAAAQLAEEGIDATVISVPSIRPCDTQQLLAAIAPCKAVVSVEEHNVNGGVGSLVAEVLAEAGCAVPLKRLGIPDGQYAIAADRASTRARHEIDVAGVVKHAREMLTRQIC, encoded by the coding sequence ATGAGTAATAGCGAACATCTCGCCACGGTGATGGTTAATGCCTTTATTGATGCCGTCGATCGCGGCGTGGATCTGGTCCCGGTGGTGGCAGATTCCACCTCCACGGCGAAAATCGCCCCCTTTATGCAGCGTTTTCCGGGCCGACTGGTCAACGTCGGCATCGCCGAGCAGACGCTGGTGGGCGCTGCTGCCGGTCTGGCGATTGGCGGCAAGATCGCCGTCACCTGCAACGCCGCACCGTTTTTGATTTCACGCGCTAACGAGCAGATCAAAGTCGACGTCTGCTACAACAACACCAACGTCAAGCTGTTCGGCCTGAACGCCGGTGCCAGCTACGGCCCGCTCGCCAGCACCCACCACAGCATCGACGATATCGCCATCATGCGCGGCTTCGGCAATATCGAAATTTACGCCCCGTCGAGCCCGAACGAGTGCCGCCAGATCATCGATTACGCCCTCGACCACGTGGGCCCGGTCTATATCCGTCTCGACGGGAAAAACCTGCCGGAATTGCATGACGAAAGCTACCGTTTTGCTCCGGGCCAGATTGACATCCTGCGCACCGGCCATGACGTGGCGCTGGTGGCGATGGGATCGACGGTACATGAAATAGTGGAAGCCGCCGCACAACTCGCGGAAGAAGGTATTGACGCCACTGTTATCAGCGTTCCATCTATTCGTCCCTGTGATACCCAACAGCTGCTGGCGGCGATAGCCCCCTGCAAGGCGGTGGTAAGCGTCGAGGAGCATAACGTCAACGGCGGCGTCGGCAGTCTGGTGGCGGAAGTGCTGGCCGAGGCCGGTTGCGCCGTGCCGCTGAAACGTCTGGGGATCCCGGATGGACAATACGCGATTGCCGCCGACAGAGCGTCAACGCGGGCACGTCATGAGATTGATGTCGCTGGGGTGGTGAAACACGCCCGGGAAATGCTGACGCGACAGATTTGCTGA
- a CDS encoding transketolase, translating into MNPFSLSIAELETRARSIRRRIIVLNAESPAGGHTGADLSQVELLTALYFRILNCSPQLKESDERDIYIQSKGHAVGGYYCVLAEAGFIPVEWLSTYQHADSHLPGHPVKHKTPGIELNTGALGHGLPVAVGIALAAKRNNSKRRVFVVTGDGELAEGSNWEAALVAAHYQLDNLFIINDKNNLQLAGSTKEILNTDPLDEKWRAFGLEVTGCNGNDMADVVATLEGLKPNGKPHVVIAHTTKGAGISFIQGRPEWHHRVPKGEEIELALEELKDE; encoded by the coding sequence ATGAATCCGTTTTCGCTCTCCATCGCGGAGCTCGAAACCCGGGCGCGCTCGATTCGTCGCCGGATCATCGTGCTGAATGCCGAAAGCCCGGCAGGCGGCCATACCGGCGCCGATCTCTCGCAGGTCGAACTGCTGACCGCCCTCTACTTCCGCATTCTGAACTGCTCCCCGCAGCTGAAGGAGAGCGATGAGCGCGACATTTATATCCAGTCGAAAGGCCATGCGGTGGGCGGCTATTACTGCGTGCTGGCCGAAGCCGGGTTTATCCCCGTCGAGTGGCTCTCCACCTATCAGCATGCCGACTCTCACCTGCCGGGCCACCCGGTGAAACACAAAACCCCGGGCATTGAGCTGAATACCGGTGCGCTGGGCCATGGCCTGCCGGTGGCGGTGGGGATTGCCCTGGCCGCGAAGCGCAACAACAGCAAGCGCCGGGTGTTTGTGGTGACCGGCGACGGTGAGCTGGCAGAAGGCAGCAACTGGGAAGCCGCGCTGGTCGCCGCCCACTATCAGCTGGATAACCTGTTTATTATCAACGACAAAAACAACCTCCAGCTGGCGGGCTCTACCAAAGAGATCCTCAATACCGATCCGCTGGATGAGAAGTGGAGAGCCTTCGGCCTGGAAGTGACCGGCTGCAACGGCAACGACATGGCAGACGTGGTCGCCACCCTGGAAGGGTTAAAGCCCAACGGCAAGCCGCACGTGGTGATCGCCCACACCACCAAGGGCGCAGGAATTTCGTTTATTCAGGGGCGGCCTGAATGGCACCACCGGGTGCCGAAAGGGGAAGAAATTGAACTGGCGCTGGAGGAACTGAAAGATGAGTAA
- a CDS encoding ABC transporter permease → MKTTQSVALTPQKGAAPSREKLLLLLLKMRTFIALFLIVGFFTLTVPGFLSAGSLVIMIKHIAINAFLALGITFVIITAGIDLSIGATLGLCGMIAGWMITKGIVLPMFGIAIFPSVWVIVPIVLLTGALIGAMNGWIITRYNVAPFICTLGTMYVLRGAAMLTSDGQTFPGLSGNPQLGNTGFDEIGAGTLLGIPWAIWMMIVLALVIAYIARRLPFGRHVYAIGDNERAAELSGVRVKQVKVLVYTLSGFCAAIAGIVVSAQLLASHPANGTAFEMNAIAAVVLGGTSLAGGRGTILGTLIGAFVIGFLADGLVMMGVSEFWQMVIKGIVIIVAVIIDQMQNRMQQKAAVVAQKAVMEGR, encoded by the coding sequence ATGAAAACGACACAGTCTGTCGCGCTGACGCCGCAAAAAGGGGCCGCGCCTTCCCGGGAAAAATTACTTCTGCTGCTGCTGAAGATGCGCACCTTCATTGCGCTGTTTCTGATTGTCGGCTTTTTCACCCTAACCGTGCCGGGCTTCCTCTCCGCCGGCAGCCTGGTGATCATGATTAAGCATATCGCCATCAACGCCTTCCTGGCGTTGGGGATCACCTTCGTGATCATCACCGCCGGAATCGACCTGTCGATCGGTGCCACGCTGGGGCTGTGCGGGATGATCGCCGGGTGGATGATCACCAAAGGGATTGTGCTGCCGATGTTTGGCATCGCCATCTTCCCGAGCGTGTGGGTAATTGTCCCCATTGTGCTGCTGACTGGCGCGCTAATAGGCGCGATGAATGGCTGGATCATCACCCGCTATAACGTCGCGCCCTTTATCTGTACCCTCGGCACCATGTACGTGCTGCGCGGCGCGGCGATGCTCACCTCCGACGGCCAGACCTTCCCCGGCCTGTCCGGCAATCCGCAACTGGGGAATACCGGCTTCGATGAGATCGGTGCAGGCACACTGCTCGGCATTCCGTGGGCCATCTGGATGATGATCGTCCTGGCGCTGGTGATTGCTTACATCGCCCGCCGCCTGCCGTTTGGCCGCCACGTTTACGCCATCGGCGATAACGAACGCGCGGCTGAGCTGTCCGGGGTGCGGGTCAAGCAGGTGAAAGTGCTGGTCTATACCCTGTCGGGGTTCTGCGCCGCCATCGCCGGGATTGTGGTCTCGGCGCAGCTGCTGGCGAGCCATCCGGCCAACGGCACCGCCTTTGAGATGAACGCCATCGCGGCGGTGGTGCTCGGTGGCACCTCGCTGGCCGGGGGCCGTGGCACCATTCTCGGCACGCTGATTGGTGCCTTCGTCATCGGCTTTTTGGCCGACGGCCTGGTGATGATGGGGGTCAGCGAGTTCTGGCAGATGGTGATCAAAGGGATCGTGATTATCGTGGCGGTGATCATCGACCAGATGCAAAACCGGATGCAGCAGAAAGCAGCCGTGGTCGCGCAAAAGGCGGTGATGGAAGGGAGGTAA
- a CDS encoding DUF2291 family protein yields the protein MRLKQWGAALTGAAALLLTACTVVDLDENGKPIMPADPNAKASFDNQTPQQIAQQTWQPRILDAAKSHALDASALSTQLKTPSDNAQSVFVRLSGKVERVEASSANEQKLVMTVNGQPLQIQTGPVMRGNAIRDAAGFRFDEFTNQVQYAQLSRALNREAVKHLPKVDDSWSGKNATVLFATTLTGGKANEAAALELKQETP from the coding sequence ATGCGGTTAAAACAATGGGGCGCCGCGCTAACAGGCGCAGCCGCCCTGTTGCTGACGGCCTGCACCGTGGTGGATCTGGATGAGAACGGCAAGCCCATCATGCCTGCCGATCCCAACGCTAAAGCGAGCTTTGACAACCAGACCCCACAGCAGATCGCGCAACAAACCTGGCAGCCACGGATCCTCGATGCCGCCAAAAGCCATGCGCTGGACGCCAGTGCGCTTTCCACCCAGCTGAAAACGCCCTCTGACAACGCGCAGAGCGTGTTCGTGCGCCTCAGCGGCAAAGTGGAGCGCGTGGAGGCCAGCAGTGCCAACGAGCAGAAACTGGTGATGACGGTGAACGGCCAGCCGCTTCAGATCCAGACCGGGCCGGTGATGCGCGGCAACGCCATCCGCGACGCGGCGGGTTTCCGCTTCGATGAGTTTACCAACCAGGTCCAGTATGCCCAGCTCTCCCGGGCGTTAAACCGCGAGGCGGTGAAGCATCTGCCGAAAGTCGATGACAGCTGGAGCGGTAAAAATGCCACCGTGCTGTTCGCCACCACCCTGACGGGCGGCAAAGCGAATGAAGCGGCGGCGCTGGAACTGAAACAGGAGACGCCGTGA
- a CDS encoding D-ribose ABC transporter substrate-binding protein — translation MNTTFVKSALLASMIAASGSLFAADNGLIAIITPSHDNPFFKAEADGAAAKAKELGYTTLVASHDDDVNKQNQLIETAIARKAKAIILDNAGADATVGPLEKAKAAGVPAFLIDREINKTGVAVAQIVSNNYQGAQLGAEKFAKLLDGKGKYVELLGRPSDTNAHVRSQGYHDVLDDYPDMKMVAQQTANWSQTEAFTRMEAILQTNPDIVGVISGNDTMALGAEAALKAAGKNNVIVVGFDGSDYTRDSILKKGNIKATVLQPGWQQAQMAVEQADYYLKNGKAEKDEKQLMDCVLIDESNASKLNVFNLSK, via the coding sequence ATGAACACGACCTTTGTAAAATCCGCTTTACTGGCCTCAATGATCGCCGCTTCCGGCTCCCTGTTTGCCGCCGATAACGGACTCATTGCGATTATTACTCCCTCACACGACAACCCGTTCTTCAAGGCTGAAGCCGACGGCGCGGCGGCGAAGGCGAAAGAGCTGGGTTACACCACCCTTGTCGCCTCGCATGACGATGACGTGAACAAACAAAACCAGCTGATTGAGACCGCTATCGCCCGCAAAGCGAAAGCGATCATTCTGGATAACGCCGGGGCAGATGCCACCGTCGGTCCGCTGGAGAAGGCCAAAGCGGCAGGCGTCCCTGCCTTCCTGATCGATCGTGAAATCAACAAAACCGGCGTGGCGGTGGCGCAGATTGTCTCGAACAACTATCAGGGGGCGCAGCTGGGTGCGGAGAAGTTCGCGAAGCTGCTGGACGGCAAAGGCAAATACGTTGAGCTGCTGGGCCGTCCGTCGGACACCAACGCTCACGTCCGCTCCCAGGGCTACCATGACGTGCTGGATGACTATCCGGACATGAAGATGGTGGCGCAGCAGACCGCCAACTGGAGCCAGACCGAAGCCTTCACCCGTATGGAAGCCATCCTGCAGACCAACCCGGATATCGTCGGCGTGATCTCCGGTAACGACACCATGGCGCTGGGTGCCGAAGCGGCGCTGAAGGCTGCCGGGAAAAACAACGTGATTGTGGTCGGCTTTGACGGCAGCGACTACACCCGCGACTCGATCCTGAAAAAAGGCAACATCAAAGCCACGGTCCTGCAGCCGGGCTGGCAGCAGGCGCAAATGGCCGTTGAGCAGGCGGATTACTACCTGAAAAACGGCAAAGCGGAAAAAGACGAGAAACAGCTGATGGACTGCGTGCTGATCGATGAGTCCAACGCCAGCAAGCTGAATGTGTTCAACCTCAGCAAATAA
- the entD gene encoding enterobactin synthase subunit EntD, giving the protein MQTSYSTFLLAGYTVHRITFDPATFTEADLLWLPHYQQLSQAGRKRKADHLAGRIAAFHALNRKNIPGIGSSGEPLWPAGISGSISHSGMQAVAICRENGLVGIDCEAIIVESEAREIQDGVIDAQEAQLLVASHLPFDLAFTLAFSAKESLFKALFPQVQAWMGFDSARVTALAADNLTLTLTRPLPPFAQNQVFTLHWCRIDSMVITLICDA; this is encoded by the coding sequence ATGCAGACCTCTTACTCCACGTTTCTTCTGGCCGGATACACCGTTCACCGCATCACCTTCGATCCTGCGACTTTTACCGAGGCCGATCTTCTGTGGCTGCCGCACTATCAACAACTGAGCCAGGCCGGGCGCAAGCGCAAAGCCGATCATCTGGCCGGGCGCATCGCCGCGTTTCATGCCCTGAACCGAAAAAATATTCCCGGCATCGGCAGCAGCGGCGAACCGCTGTGGCCTGCGGGCATAAGCGGGAGCATTTCCCACAGCGGCATGCAGGCTGTAGCAATATGCCGGGAAAATGGACTTGTGGGCATCGATTGTGAAGCCATTATCGTCGAAAGCGAAGCCCGTGAAATTCAGGATGGGGTGATTGATGCGCAGGAAGCTCAGCTTCTGGTCGCGAGTCATCTCCCCTTCGACCTCGCCTTCACCCTCGCCTTCAGCGCCAAAGAGAGCCTGTTCAAAGCCCTCTTCCCCCAGGTGCAGGCGTGGATGGGTTTCGACAGCGCGCGCGTGACGGCGCTTGCGGCCGACAACCTGACCTTAACCCTCACCCGCCCTCTCCCGCCCTTTGCACAAAATCAGGTATTTACCCTTCACTGGTGCCGGATCGACAGCATGGTCATCACCCTGATCTGCGATGCATAA